A genome region from Triticum aestivum cultivar Chinese Spring chromosome 2B, IWGSC CS RefSeq v2.1, whole genome shotgun sequence includes the following:
- the LOC123039834 gene encoding zinc finger BED domain-containing protein RICESLEEPER 2 has protein sequence MLAKIAKRFITIPATSVSSESTFSTTGRILDDYRSSLKPVMVEALVCGASYIKGAHVDLNLVPRDENEEDDVENIKLPTVVEEIND, from the exons ATGTTGGCCAAGATAGCCAAGAGGTTCATTACTATCCCGGCTACCTCCGTGTCTTCGGAATCTACCTTCAGCACGACCGGAAGGATTTTAG ATGACTATAGGAGTTCGTTAAAACCGGTTATGGTGGAGGCATTAGTTTGTGGTGCAAGTTATATCAAGGGTGCTCATGTTGACTTGAATCTGGTG CCGAGGGATGAGAATGAAGAGGATGATGTTGAGAACATCAAGTTACCCACTGTGGTGGAGGAGATCAACGATTG A